In the genome of Pelodiscus sinensis isolate JC-2024 chromosome 3, ASM4963464v1, whole genome shotgun sequence, one region contains:
- the LOC142827702 gene encoding uncharacterized protein LOC142827702 gives MAASLAARGHQRSREQVRCKIKDLRQSYSRACLPGADPEACPHFHALDRILGPHAVPAPRDVIDPGAEGPLLETEEEEEGSESQEPAASLPRTRDPRGTPQSRSPASSEAGEASTSAAPGPAGCTTPPAAAARARASRTARNQEDYQRRHLRFLDRQLRLQDHWVQEDLRLRQRSLEALEEQGRALRGHLQSLLDRFPFPPPPAPPLAPPLSPPLAPPAPPAPPAPPASAPASSTPPVLSAPPPQPFPTDAPGPAVWRDGRGSRTPTPELSFPFLPSLPSPSSSLVPGFPLPSPTFIPPSPTPVL, from the exons atggctgccagtctggccgccaggggccaccagcgcagccgggagcaggtgcgctgcaaaattaaggacttgcggcagtcctactcccgggcctgcctgccaggggctgacccggaggcctgcccccacttccatgccctggaccgcatcctggggcctcatgccgtccctgccccccgggacgtgattgaccccggggcagagggaccgctcctggagacggaggaggaggaggagggctctgagagccaggagcctgccgccagccttcccaggacccgggacccccgaggcaccccacagagccgctcgcctgcatcatcagaggccggggaggcgtccacct ctgcagcaccggggcctgcagggtgcaccacaccgcctgcagcagccgcccgcgcccgggcaagcaggacagccaggaaccaggaggactaccagaggcggcatctccggttcctggaccgacagctccgtctccaggaccactgggtccaggaggacctcaggctgcgccagaggagtctggaggccctggaggagcagggccgtgccctgcgaggccacctccagagcctgctggaccgctttccatttcctcctccccctgctccccctcttgctccccctctttctccccctcttgctccccctgctccccctgctcctcctgctcctcctgcttccgctcctgcttcctccacaccccctgtcctctctgccccccctccacaaccattccccaccgacgcccccggacccgcagtgtggcgagacgggagaggcagccggactcccacccctgagctttcctttcccttcctcccttccctcccctccccttccagctccctcgtcccaggtttccccctcccttctcccaccttcattcctccctcccccaccccagttctctga